In Manis pentadactyla isolate mManPen7 chromosome 3, mManPen7.hap1, whole genome shotgun sequence, a single window of DNA contains:
- the GAS1 gene encoding growth arrest-specific protein 1, whose translation MHNEGAPRHHAGAPGPLLYLKPSCERVRSQVQRIRSPGSLSPEKPSPREAREPLSSRAEVLPSAPPGKGSPELGRGRGRRGRRGRGRGLPGRGKAGSARTRARKRRDARARGGGGGCGSSGAALSPEERAAAAAQRICRRGARCNRGAARSCSPAAALRPAAPRGGSERLPPPPGADWRRPPLLCISRKPPQPECQPTFCKQRDTSERRAWIYENTHARSWQDWGKLFHRLRVRRCPRLVSFPLLARRPPLPAMVAGLLGGGGWARGGTVPGSWLCLMALLQLLGSAPRGSGLAHGRRLICWQALLQCQGEPECSYAYSQYAEACAPVLAQPGGGDAPGAAAATFPAAAASFSSRWRCPSHCISALIQLNHTRRGPALEDCDCAQDENCKSTKRAIEPCLPRTSSGGAGGPGAGGVMGCTEARRRCDRDSRCNLALSRYLTYCGKLFNGLLCTDECRTVIEDMLAVPKAALLNDCVCDGLERPICESVKENMARLCFGAELGNGPGSSGSDGGLDDYYDEDYDDEQRAGGAGGEQPLDDDDGVPHPPRPGGGAAAAGGRGDLPYGPGRRSSGGGLAAPRGAWIPLASILLLLLPGLF comes from the coding sequence ATGCATAATGAGGGGGCACCGCGGCACCACGCGGGGGCTCCCGGCCCACTTTTGTATTTAAAGCCTAGCTGCGAGCGAGTCCGCAGCCAGGTTCAGCGGATCCGCTCCCCGGGCTCCTTGTCACCCGAGAAGCCGTCGCCGAGGGAAGCCCGGGAGCCGCTCTCCAGCCGCGCCGAAGTTCTTCCCTCCGCGCCGCCCGGAAAGGGCTCCCCGGAGCTCGGCCGAGGCCGGGGTCGCCGCGGGCGGAGGGGGAGGGGACGCGGGCTTCCTGGCCGCGGGAAGGCGGGCAGCGCACGGACTAGAGCCAGGAAGCGGCGCGATGCGAGagcccgcggcggcggcggcggctgcggcaGCAGCGGCGCGGCGCTGAGTCCGGAGGAAAGAGCCGCGGCGGCCGCACAACGGATCTGCAGGCGCGGAGCAAGATGCAACCGCGGCGCCGCGCGGTCCTGCAGCCCCGCCGCGGCCCTGCGGCCCGCAGCCCCCCGGGGCGGCAGTGAGCGCCTCCCGCCACCGCCGGGGGCCGACTGGAGGCGCCCTCCGCTGCTGTGCATTTCTAGGAAGCCACCGCAGCCCGAGTGCCAGCCGACCTTCTGCAAGCAGCGGGACACCAGCGAGCGGCGCGCATGGATTTATGAAAACACCCATGCAAGAAGTTGGCAGGACTGGGGCAAACTTTTCCACCGGCTCCGCGTCCGCCGCTGCCCGCGCCTCGTCTCCTTTCCCCTCCTCGCCCGGAGGCCGCCGCTGCCCGCGATGGTGGCAGGGTTGCTGGGCGGCGGCGGCTGGGCCCGCGGGGGGACCGTGCCGGGCTCCTGGTTGTGCCTGATGGCGCTGCTGCAGCTGCTGGGCTCGGCGCCGCGGGGCTCGGGACTGGCGCACGGCCGCCGCCTCATCTGCTGGCAGGCGCTGCTGCAGTGCCAGGGGGAGCCGGAGTGCAGCTACGCCTACAGCCAGTATGCCGAGGCGTGCGCGCCGGTGTTGGCGCAGCCCGGCGGTGGCGACGCGCCgggggccgccgccgccaccttcccggccgccgccgcctccttctCGTCGCGCTGGCGCTGTCCGAGCCACTGCATCTCGGCCCTCATTCAGCTCAACCACACGCGCCGCGGGCCCGCCCTGGAGGATTGTGACTGCGCGCAGGACGAGAACTGCAAGTCCACCAAGCGCGCCATTGAGCCGTGCCTTCCCCGGACAAgcagcggcggcgcgggcggcccGGGCGCGGGTGGGGTCATGGGTTGCACCGAGGCCCGGAGGCGCTGCGACCGCGACAGCCGCTGCAACCTGGCGCTCAGCCGTTACCTGACCTACTGCGGCAAGCTCTTCAACGGGCTTCTCTGCACCGACGAGTGCCGCACGGTCATCGAGGACATGCTGGCCGTGCCCAAGGCGGCGCTGCTCAACGACTGCGTGTGCGACGGTCTGGAGCGACCCATCTGCGAATCGGTCAAGGAGAACATGGCCCGCCTGTGCTTCGGCGCTGAGCTTGGCAACGGCCCGGGCAGCAGCGGCTCGGACGGGGGCCTGGACGACTATTACGACGAGGACTACGACGACGAGCAGCGCGCCGGGGGAGCGGGTGGTGAGCAGCCGCTGGACGACGACGACGGCGTCCCGCACCCGCCGCGCCCTGGCGGCGGCGCTGCAGCGGCGGGCGGCCGCGGGGACTTGCCCTATGGGCCCGGGCGCCGGAGCAGCGGCGGCGGCCTCGCGGCGCCCCGAGGCGCTTGGATCCCGCTCGCCTCCATCTTGCTGCTGCTGCTCCCGGGGCTCTTCTAG